From Proteiniborus sp. MB09-C3, the proteins below share one genomic window:
- a CDS encoding GNAT family N-acetyltransferase, with amino-acid sequence MIELRTINEDNYEECLNLSASVANADFVDPVAWSLAEAWVFYDDSRPFAIYADDVMVGYVLMYIGEKNHQIINFMIDSRFQKRGYGVAAARLCVEYLCKEYNASKISLPVEPGNIAAQRLWSRVGFEMTDDMEDGYLFMRLYIPKY; translated from the coding sequence TTGATAGAATTAAGAACGATTAACGAAGATAATTATGAAGAGTGTTTGAATTTGAGTGCTTCTGTTGCCAATGCAGACTTTGTAGACCCTGTCGCGTGGTCTTTGGCCGAGGCGTGGGTGTTTTATGATGATTCGCGCCCCTTTGCAATTTATGCCGATGATGTGATGGTGGGCTATGTTTTAATGTATATTGGCGAAAAGAACCATCAAATCATAAATTTCATGATAGATAGCCGTTTTCAGAAAAGAGGCTATGGAGTGGCAGCAGCTAGGCTTTGTGTTGAATATTTGTGTAAAGAGTACAACGCAAGTAAAATTTCTTTACCAGTTGAGCCAGGAAATATAGCCGCACAAAGGTTATGGAGTAGAGTAGGCTTTGAAATGACAGACGATATGGAAGACGGTTATCTTTTTATGCGGTTATACATACCAAAATATTAA
- a CDS encoding GNAT family N-acetyltransferase, translating to MKYILETERLRFRKFELSDAEELYKHHQEPELMKWIPNESYQDIAEAKDAIKFYADCVDKNQLPFVLAIELKENGKLIGDTGINQVEGKQGEAEIGYSICGTYQGKGLATETLKTITNFISNHFGVKILYGRIMHGNIASVKVMKKCGYNYIDEEFGAEDDPYGKGMLIYKHELD from the coding sequence ATGAAATATATTTTAGAAACAGAGCGATTACGGTTTAGAAAATTTGAATTATCTGATGCAGAAGAATTGTATAAACATCATCAAGAACCCGAACTGATGAAATGGATTCCAAATGAAAGTTATCAAGATATAGCAGAAGCAAAGGATGCTATAAAATTTTATGCTGATTGTGTTGATAAGAATCAGTTACCATTTGTTTTAGCAATTGAACTAAAAGAAAATGGTAAATTGATAGGTGATACTGGCATAAACCAAGTTGAAGGAAAACAAGGCGAGGCTGAGATTGGCTATTCTATCTGTGGAACATATCAAGGTAAAGGACTCGCAACGGAAACATTAAAAACAATAACTAATTTTATTTCAAACCATTTTGGGGTTAAGATTTTATACGGAAGAATAATGCACGGAAATATTGCATCGGTTAAAGTGATGAAAAAATGTGGTTATAATTACATTGACGAGGAATTTGGTGCAGAAGATGACCCATACGGAAAAGGTATGCTTATCTATAAACATGAATTGGACTAA
- a CDS encoding nucleotidyltransferase domain-containing protein yields the protein MTSKFISVETIREKTAPIFENYPINKAILFGSYAKGNATISSDIDLYIDTNGKLRGLDFVGLLEILVNTLEIDIDLIDRSHIEQDSLIMQEIENEGMVIYEKSKDYSKDN from the coding sequence ATGACTTCTAAATTTATTTCAGTTGAAACTATAAGGGAAAAAACAGCTCCTATATTTGAAAATTATCCTATAAATAAGGCAATACTATTTGGTTCTTATGCAAAAGGCAATGCCACAATAAGTAGCGATATAGACTTATACATTGATACAAATGGAAAGTTAAGAGGACTTGATTTTGTTGGATTGTTAGAAATACTTGTTAATACTTTAGAAATAGATATAGATTTGATTGATAGGTCTCATATTGAGCAAGATTCTTTAATAATGCAAGAAATAGAAAATGAAGGTATGGTTATATATGAAAAATCAAAAGATTATTCAAAAGATAATTAA
- a CDS encoding HepT-like ribonuclease domain-containing protein → MKNQKIIQKIINYIDSILKYTNDVDYAEFRNNSMMVEACVFNLSQIDELVNKLDKEYLSKHHEVPWFKMRGLRNRIVHDYEGINLNLIWEIIDMDIKLLKEQLLKLIN, encoded by the coding sequence ATGAAAAATCAAAAGATTATTCAAAAGATAATTAACTATATCGACTCTATATTAAAGTATACTAATGATGTAGATTATGCTGAATTTAGAAATAATAGTATGATGGTTGAAGCTTGCGTGTTTAATTTAAGTCAAATAGATGAATTAGTTAATAAACTTGATAAAGAATATCTTTCAAAACATCATGAGGTTCCTTGGTTCAAAATGCGTGGATTAAGAAATCGTATAGTCCATGATTATGAAGGTATAAATTTAAATCTAATATGGGAAATTATTGATATGGATATAAAGTTATTAAAGGAACAGTTGTTGAAGCTAATTAATTAG
- a CDS encoding BlaI/MecI/CopY family transcriptional regulator has translation MSSLDIIKISDAEYEIMEIIWNEGGEVTTADIIKKLGEDNYWKHTTILTLAKRLVDKNVLKVRKEKRVNYYSPKITKDEYKSYQANGLIEDMYDGSIKSLVASLYDNKRIDEKDLKELKDWIGRI, from the coding sequence GTGAGTTCATTGGATATAATTAAAATTTCAGATGCAGAATATGAAATAATGGAAATTATTTGGAATGAAGGCGGAGAAGTTACTACAGCAGATATAATTAAAAAGCTTGGAGAAGATAATTATTGGAAACATACGACGATACTTACTTTGGCAAAGCGTTTAGTAGATAAAAATGTATTAAAGGTAAGAAAGGAAAAGAGAGTAAATTATTATTCTCCTAAAATTACCAAGGACGAATATAAATCTTATCAAGCTAATGGGCTTATAGAGGATATGTATGATGGGAGTATAAAGTCTCTGGTAGCATCGTTATATGATAATAAAAGAATCGATGAAAAGGATTTAAAAGAGTTGAAAGACTGGATTGGGAGGATATAG
- a CDS encoding M56 family metallopeptidase, with protein MKILNMVFNMSVTGSIMFLIFLLLKPITKKHFNSSWYYKMLILILTFFIISANNFIVLPINPISNISKLEIMEAIVPKNINIKEEIKGIENNISIEKEMPENAVEIEDKVTDKDINKIKTENQDFQDIEFDINNYKDMIQYIWMIGVITLLLLNLVPYIRFKSSVLRDSTIVEEEDIVKLFNICKEELNLKTKVQLRTCNTVGSPMLIGIFRPVVLIPDIDKDYKRLKMIFLHELNHYKRNDIIIKSFSVVINAVHWFNPLVYILLKEMDKYCEYSIDEKVVEEMDINDRKYYGETILSVVSSSMFKKASLTTAMGSSGKQLKTRLENMIYSFKITRKKQIMSLFAAILMLISGITIAYSILPDNTLEENASFVVFIKEDGLYYSYLSGENETKIHDGNNFEYPLISSGGNYIAYTKEDSFFIYSVKDESYEKIDDGIEHYYRSYDWIDDTSIIYGSGGKSGFTVLNVLSKERRSHLDEYYYTGLMSSKNDMVYGRKASRWTTAEGDFMANDGIVEISLNNYDENKKQFSTNIIVEGKKSTDETIGYNPVVWDISADGRYVYIMEKPASGSLSSDGIGIGIYDVKEKTHTEITGIDTSSYKNHLAINTNNNTIGLIEGTSRDMIENKKVMLLDIYKDKSYGIISITDEDFVAMTPRFTLDGKKLLYSATEAVDPKMITDYNQAYKDWQNQPHNIYEYDLKSSQVRKITEGNDFDFMPISISNNEILFIRYKGNDYYSLMKLVNGKENIMVDNIMFSGGKDNYPFRFYGHIQTEKGMDIFINKEGKLYTGVTSINQDNSSNITTDILEQLANQEFFIKGEGSSNSDDEVIVEFGKSFVNLFNGAVAKQKKVSFEKYISNENLQIFTDKMLELTQKQDIKGGNDVNYGLENKFGQVELRQHSVDKLWYLELPFQFEGSGMTAKLLITSEDKVLKLIDLYFGSKDGVDIFATGHPADRKLRDPYLWENED; from the coding sequence ATGAAAATCCTAAATATGGTATTTAATATGTCTGTTACGGGAAGTATTATGTTTCTCATATTTTTACTTTTAAAACCTATAACTAAAAAACACTTTAACTCATCTTGGTATTATAAAATGCTTATCTTAATCTTAACTTTTTTTATTATATCAGCAAATAATTTTATAGTATTGCCTATAAATCCAATCTCAAATATCTCTAAACTAGAAATTATGGAAGCAATAGTTCCGAAAAATATAAATATAAAAGAAGAGATAAAAGGTATAGAGAATAATATAAGCATAGAAAAAGAGATGCCAGAGAATGCGGTAGAAATAGAAGATAAAGTAACGGACAAAGATATTAATAAGATAAAAACAGAAAACCAAGATTTTCAAGATATAGAATTCGATATAAATAACTATAAAGATATGATTCAATACATTTGGATGATTGGTGTAATTACTTTACTCTTATTAAATCTTGTACCCTATATAAGGTTTAAATCATCTGTTTTAAGAGATAGTACAATAGTAGAGGAAGAGGATATTGTAAAGTTATTCAATATATGTAAAGAGGAGCTAAATTTAAAGACAAAAGTACAATTAAGAACTTGTAATACTGTTGGTTCTCCAATGTTGATAGGGATATTTCGTCCTGTAGTACTCATTCCTGACATTGATAAAGATTATAAAAGATTGAAAATGATATTTCTACACGAACTCAATCATTATAAAAGAAATGATATTATAATAAAATCTTTTAGTGTTGTTATAAATGCTGTCCATTGGTTCAATCCACTTGTCTATATATTGTTAAAAGAAATGGATAAATACTGTGAATATTCCATAGATGAAAAGGTGGTAGAAGAGATGGATATCAATGATAGAAAATACTATGGAGAAACCATTTTAAGTGTAGTAAGCAGTTCCATGTTTAAGAAAGCTTCACTTACAACAGCTATGGGGAGTAGTGGAAAACAATTAAAAACTAGATTAGAAAATATGATATATTCATTTAAAATTACGAGAAAAAAACAGATCATGTCCTTGTTTGCGGCAATTTTAATGCTAATATCAGGCATTACAATAGCCTATAGTATTTTACCTGATAATACTTTAGAAGAGAATGCCTCTTTTGTAGTATTTATCAAGGAAGATGGACTTTATTACTCTTATTTAAGTGGTGAAAATGAGACAAAAATTCATGATGGTAATAACTTTGAGTATCCCCTAATATCTAGTGGAGGAAATTATATAGCATATACCAAGGAAGACAGTTTTTTTATATATAGTGTAAAAGATGAAAGCTATGAAAAAATAGATGATGGAATTGAGCATTATTATAGATCCTATGATTGGATCGATGATACATCCATAATATATGGTTCAGGTGGAAAGTCAGGATTTACAGTATTGAATGTACTTTCTAAAGAAAGAAGGTCACATTTAGATGAATACTATTATACAGGATTAATGTCTTCTAAGAATGATATGGTCTATGGTAGAAAAGCTAGTAGATGGACTACAGCAGAAGGAGATTTTATGGCCAATGATGGCATAGTAGAAATAAGCCTAAATAATTATGATGAAAATAAGAAACAATTTTCTACAAATATAATCGTGGAAGGCAAAAAATCTACAGATGAAACAATAGGTTATAATCCTGTTGTTTGGGATATTTCAGCTGATGGAAGATATGTTTATATAATGGAAAAACCAGCTTCCGGTTCTCTAAGTAGTGATGGAATTGGGATAGGTATATATGATGTGAAAGAAAAGACCCATACGGAAATTACAGGTATAGATACATCATCCTACAAAAATCATTTAGCGATTAATACAAATAATAATACCATTGGATTAATTGAAGGTACTAGTAGAGACATGATTGAAAACAAGAAGGTCATGTTATTAGATATATATAAGGATAAATCCTATGGTATTATTAGTATTACAGATGAGGACTTTGTAGCTATGACTCCTCGTTTTACTTTAGATGGAAAGAAATTATTATATTCAGCGACTGAAGCGGTAGATCCTAAGATGATAACGGATTATAATCAAGCTTATAAGGACTGGCAAAACCAGCCACATAATATTTATGAATATGATTTAAAAAGTTCTCAAGTACGAAAGATAACAGAAGGAAATGATTTTGATTTCATGCCTATAAGTATATCTAATAATGAAATATTATTTATTAGATACAAGGGTAATGATTATTATAGTTTAATGAAATTAGTTAATGGTAAAGAGAATATAATGGTAGATAATATTATGTTTAGTGGTGGCAAAGATAATTATCCATTTAGGTTTTATGGGCATATACAAACTGAAAAAGGAATGGATATTTTTATAAACAAAGAAGGAAAGCTATATACAGGGGTTACATCAATTAATCAGGACAACAGCAGTAATATTACTACCGACATATTAGAGCAACTTGCAAACCAAGAGTTTTTTATTAAGGGAGAAGGTTCTAGCAACTCAGATGATGAAGTAATTGTAGAGTTTGGAAAGTCCTTTGTAAATTTGTTTAATGGCGCAGTTGCAAAACAGAAGAAGGTATCTTTTGAGAAATATATATCCAATGAAAATCTTCAAATATTTACTGATAAAATGTTAGAATTAACACAAAAACAGGATATAAAAGGTGGTAATGATGTTAATTATGGATTGGAAAATAAGTTTGGACAGGTAGAATTACGACAACATTCAGTGGATAAACTATGGTATCTTGAATTGCCATTTCAATTTGAAGGCTCTGGAATGACAGCTAAATTATTAATAACAAGTGAAGATAAAGTATTAAAACTTATTGATCTGTACTTTGGAAGTAAAGATGGAGTTGATATCTTTGCTACAGGTCATCCAGCTGATAGAAAGTTAAGAGATCCATATTTATGGGAAAATGAGGATTGA